A stretch of the Armatimonadota bacterium genome encodes the following:
- the folD gene encoding bifunctional methylenetetrahydrofolate dehydrogenase/methenyltetrahydrofolate cyclohydrolase FolD, whose translation MAQILDGRELAARIRAELRTEVASFRERHGLSPCVAAILVGDDPASAIYVRSKARAAGEVGIRSETFHLPAATRPDELADLIDTLNHREDVHGILPQTPLPEQIDTEAVFERLDPRKDVDGLGPYNAGRLSLGRPVLVPCTPQGVMALIRQTGMRLRGAEAVVVGRSNLVGKPTAQLLLAEHATVTLCHSRTADLAAHTRRADVLVVAAGRAGLVTGEMIKPGAVVIDVGINREASGLVGDVDFESAQAVAGWITPVPGGVGPMTIAMLLRNTLQAARLQVGG comes from the coding sequence ATGGCCCAGATTTTGGACGGGAGGGAACTGGCCGCGAGGATCCGCGCAGAGCTGCGGACCGAGGTCGCGTCGTTTCGGGAACGGCACGGCCTGAGTCCCTGCGTGGCAGCGATCCTCGTCGGCGACGATCCGGCGTCGGCGATCTACGTCCGCAGCAAGGCCAGGGCGGCCGGAGAAGTAGGCATTCGCTCGGAGACGTTCCACCTGCCGGCGGCGACCCGGCCCGACGAACTGGCCGACCTGATCGACACGCTGAACCACCGCGAGGACGTCCACGGCATCCTGCCCCAGACCCCGCTGCCCGAGCAGATCGACACCGAGGCGGTCTTTGAGCGGCTGGACCCGCGTAAGGACGTGGACGGGCTGGGCCCCTACAACGCCGGGCGCCTGAGTCTGGGCCGACCCGTCCTCGTCCCCTGCACGCCCCAGGGTGTCATGGCGCTGATCCGCCAGACCGGCATGCGGCTGCGAGGTGCGGAAGCCGTGGTGGTCGGCCGCAGCAACCTGGTCGGCAAGCCGACGGCACAGCTGCTGCTCGCCGAACACGCGACGGTGACGCTGTGCCATTCCCGCACCGCGGACCTCGCCGCGCACACGCGGCGGGCAGACGTGCTGGTTGTAGCAGCCGGCCGGGCCGGTCTGGTCACCGGTGAGATGATCAAGCCGGGTGCGGTGGTGATCGACGTAGGGATCAACCGAGAGGCCAGTGGACTGGTGGGCGACGTCGACTTCGAGAGCGCGCAGGCCGTGGCCGGTTGGATCACGCCTGTCCCCGGCGGCGTCGGCCCGATGACGATCGCGATGTTGCTGCGCAACACGCTGCAGGCCGCGCGCCTGCAGGTGGGCGGGTAG
- a CDS encoding folylpolyglutamate synthase/dihydrofolate synthase family protein: MLTYAQALSWLDDLLRCPRPALPYEEVRLQRMRSLLGRLDDPHERMPTVLVAGTKGKGSTAAMLAAILQHRGLRVGLYSKPHLVDYRERIRVDDELIPPAALARLVAQVRPAVEAGDAEPWGRPTYFETSVALALLYFLARRVDLAILEVGIGGRLDATNVCDPHLSVITPISYDHTDLLGRTLRQIATEKVGIVRPGGWVVVAPQPQEARDAIGEACAVRGVRCVEVGREVTFDIAESTLEGVRLAVRTPGGFYDDLRVPLLGRHQATNAAVAVAAAEMLCDLDAQAVRRALAQLRWPARSEILAQRPTVLVDVAHNPASMLALRATLTELFARRRIVLVFGMIASHDPVEPAALITPLAEEVIVTTPQHVRPLPADELARVVRPHNPRVTVHEGREEALENALARTGPEDVLLVTGSFFLVGVAREWLLERLRRAPVS; this comes from the coding sequence ATGCTCACGTACGCACAGGCCCTGTCCTGGCTCGACGACCTGCTGCGCTGCCCGCGGCCGGCCCTGCCCTACGAGGAGGTGCGGCTGCAGCGGATGCGGTCCCTGCTGGGCCGTCTAGATGACCCGCACGAGCGAATGCCGACCGTGCTCGTGGCCGGCACCAAGGGCAAAGGTTCCACCGCCGCGATGCTGGCTGCGATCCTACAACACCGAGGACTGCGGGTCGGACTGTACTCCAAGCCGCACCTCGTGGACTACCGGGAGCGCATACGCGTCGACGACGAGCTGATCCCCCCGGCTGCGCTGGCTCGGCTCGTCGCCCAGGTCCGGCCGGCGGTGGAGGCCGGCGACGCCGAGCCGTGGGGTCGGCCGACCTACTTCGAGACCTCGGTCGCCCTGGCGCTGCTGTACTTCCTCGCGCGGAGGGTGGATCTGGCGATCCTGGAGGTGGGCATCGGGGGTCGGCTCGACGCGACGAACGTCTGCGATCCGCACCTGTCGGTCATCACGCCGATCTCCTACGACCACACCGACCTGTTGGGCCGCACGCTGCGGCAGATCGCGACCGAGAAGGTAGGGATCGTCCGCCCCGGCGGGTGGGTCGTGGTCGCGCCGCAGCCGCAGGAGGCGCGCGACGCGATCGGTGAAGCCTGCGCGGTACGGGGTGTGCGGTGCGTCGAGGTCGGGCGGGAGGTGACGTTCGACATCGCCGAGAGCACGCTGGAGGGAGTACGCCTGGCGGTGCGCACACCCGGAGGTTTCTATGACGACCTGCGCGTGCCGCTGTTGGGGCGCCACCAGGCGACCAACGCGGCCGTCGCGGTCGCTGCGGCCGAGATGCTGTGCGACCTGGACGCCCAGGCCGTGCGGCGCGCGCTGGCCCAGCTGCGGTGGCCCGCGCGCTCGGAGATCCTGGCGCAGCGGCCAACCGTCCTGGTGGACGTGGCGCACAATCCGGCCTCGATGCTCGCGCTGCGGGCGACCCTGACGGAACTGTTCGCGCGCCGCCGCATCGTGCTCGTCTTCGGAATGATCGCCAGCCACGATCCGGTCGAACCGGCGGCCCTCATCACACCGCTCGCCGAAGAGGTCATCGTGACCACGCCGCAGCACGTCCGGCCCTTACCGGCCGACGAGCTGGCGCGGGTGGTCCGGCCGCACAACCCGCGCGTCACGGTACACGAGGGTCGCGAGGAGGCCCTGGAGAACGCGCTGGCGCGCACGGGGCCCGAGGACGTCCTGCTGGTGACTGGGTCGTTCTTTTTGGTGGGCGTGGCGCGCGAGTGGCTGCTGGAACGCCTACGCCGCGCGCCTGTATCGTAG
- the lysS gene encoding lysine--tRNA ligase, whose protein sequence is MWVDLLVEEILATRTGPHIVNDAWTPSGFAHVGSLRGVVLHDAVARGLAERGHPVEFFYGFDDFDPMDGLPPHLPRDFYQAHMGRPLCDVPWHEPDAASLGRYFADDFEATFRALGCRPHVYRTSEMYRSGQFNDAIRVVLESADQIVAIEREITGSQRAERHPIQVLCERCGRIGTTVVRGWDGRYVEYECRPDKVVWATGCGHRGRRSPFDGGAKMTYRTEWAAKWKVLGVTVEGAGKDHMTRGGTHDTASVVAERIFGIRVPFPIPYEFFLVGGRRISSSSGRGVPAKELLDVLRPELVRFLVVRSYYRSAINFDPGGDTVPRLYDEYDRAAAAYFGELQAQTPGQAQDVYDLARSFHYAWLGDSAPEPFWRPRFLQVAILVQMPHVRLEEAVEHDKGAPLTDADRRELAARAADARRWLARWAPGAYRFEVRDRLPENTLALSAEQRTFLERLAAAVESDRMDAQALHARIHDLKNEMGLAAQQAFGAIYLAFLGKTSGPQAGAFLAALDREFVVRRLREAARAGRQATGGGP, encoded by the coding sequence ATGTGGGTCGATCTCCTCGTCGAAGAGATCCTGGCCACGAGAACCGGGCCGCACATCGTCAACGACGCGTGGACACCGTCGGGGTTCGCGCACGTCGGGTCCTTACGCGGCGTCGTCCTGCACGACGCGGTGGCGCGGGGGCTGGCCGAGCGTGGCCATCCGGTCGAGTTCTTCTACGGCTTCGACGACTTCGACCCCATGGACGGCCTGCCGCCCCACCTGCCGCGCGACTTCTACCAGGCTCACATGGGCCGGCCGCTGTGCGATGTACCGTGGCACGAACCCGACGCCGCCAGCCTCGGTCGGTACTTCGCCGACGACTTTGAGGCCACGTTTCGCGCGCTCGGCTGTCGGCCCCACGTCTATCGGACGAGCGAGATGTACCGGTCCGGGCAGTTCAACGACGCGATCCGCGTCGTGCTCGAGTCGGCAGACCAGATCGTCGCGATCGAGAGGGAGATCACCGGCAGCCAGCGCGCAGAACGGCATCCGATCCAGGTCCTGTGCGAGAGGTGCGGTCGGATCGGTACGACGGTCGTGCGGGGGTGGGACGGCAGGTATGTCGAGTACGAATGTCGGCCCGACAAGGTGGTGTGGGCGACCGGCTGCGGTCACCGAGGCAGGCGTTCTCCGTTCGACGGCGGGGCGAAGATGACCTACCGGACGGAGTGGGCGGCGAAGTGGAAGGTGCTGGGCGTCACGGTCGAGGGAGCGGGCAAGGACCACATGACGCGCGGCGGTACCCACGACACCGCATCGGTGGTCGCCGAGCGGATCTTCGGGATCCGCGTGCCCTTCCCCATCCCCTACGAGTTCTTCCTCGTGGGCGGCCGGCGCATCTCCAGCAGCTCGGGGCGGGGCGTGCCCGCGAAGGAGCTGCTGGACGTACTGCGGCCGGAGCTCGTACGGTTCCTCGTCGTCCGATCGTACTACCGGAGCGCCATCAACTTCGACCCCGGCGGCGATACCGTACCGAGGCTGTACGACGAATACGATCGAGCGGCGGCGGCATACTTCGGCGAGCTGCAGGCCCAGACACCGGGGCAGGCACAGGACGTCTATGACCTGGCCCGGTCGTTCCACTACGCGTGGCTGGGCGACTCCGCCCCGGAGCCATTCTGGAGGCCGCGTTTTTTGCAGGTGGCGATCCTCGTGCAGATGCCGCACGTGCGCCTGGAGGAGGCGGTCGAGCACGACAAGGGGGCGCCGCTGACCGATGCGGACCGGCGGGAACTCGCCGCGCGCGCCGCCGACGCGCGCCGGTGGCTGGCGCGGTGGGCGCCGGGGGCCTACCGGTTCGAGGTTCGCGACCGGCTGCCGGAGAACACCCTCGCGCTGTCGGCCGAGCAGCGCACGTTCTTGGAGCGCCTGGCCGCGGCGGTGGAGTCCGACCGCATGGACGCGCAGGCGCTGCACGCGCGCATCCACGATCTGAAGAACGAGATGGGCCTTGCCGCCCAGCAGGCGTTCGGCGCAATCTACCTTGCGTTCTTGGGCAAGACCAGCGGGCCGCAGGCCGGGGCGTTTCTAGCGGCGCTGGACCGCGAGTTCGTCGTGCGGAGGTTACGGGAGGCGGCGCGCGCGGGCCGGCAGGCCACAGGTGGTGGGCCGTGA